One Kitasatospora sp. MAP12-44 DNA segment encodes these proteins:
- a CDS encoding geranylgeranyl reductase family protein yields MDGVVDPLDGVWDVVVVGAGPAGSSAAHAAATHGRRVLLLDKAEHPRYKTCGGGIIGPSRDSLPPAFKIPFQDRVHAVTFALDGRFTRTRRSKRMLFGLVNRNEFDLRLVEAAQQAGAVLVTGVTVTGVDPQGGQDRRTVAVTLADGRKVQARAVVGADGSASRIARHVGVAFDQIDLGLEAEIPVPERVAQAWAGRIHLDWGPLPGSYGWVFPKTDSGSLTVGVISARGDGERTKQYLADYIRRLGLAGFTPSVESGHLTRCRTEDSPLSRGRVLVAGDAAGLLEPWTREGISYALRSGRLAGEWAAQVAEAGSPTEVRRQALNYAFAIKAGLGVEMRAGRVMLEAFERRPHLFHAAVCLVAPAWRAFARTTQGQTTFAQIMRQYAAARRLAALASR; encoded by the coding sequence TTGGACGGCGTCGTCGATCCGCTGGACGGCGTCTGGGACGTCGTGGTGGTGGGCGCCGGACCGGCCGGCTCCTCGGCCGCGCACGCCGCGGCCACCCACGGCCGCCGGGTGCTGCTGCTCGACAAGGCCGAGCACCCGCGCTACAAGACCTGCGGCGGCGGCATCATCGGCCCGTCCCGGGACAGCCTCCCGCCGGCTTTCAAGATCCCCTTCCAGGACCGCGTGCACGCCGTCACCTTCGCGCTGGACGGGCGGTTCACCCGCACCCGGCGCTCGAAGCGGATGCTGTTCGGGCTGGTCAACCGCAACGAGTTCGACCTGCGCCTGGTCGAGGCGGCGCAGCAGGCCGGCGCGGTGCTGGTGACCGGGGTGACGGTGACCGGCGTCGACCCGCAGGGCGGCCAGGACCGCCGCACCGTCGCCGTCACGCTGGCCGACGGGCGCAAGGTGCAGGCCCGCGCGGTGGTCGGCGCGGACGGCAGCGCCAGCCGGATCGCCCGGCACGTCGGGGTGGCGTTCGATCAGATCGACCTCGGCCTCGAGGCGGAGATCCCGGTCCCCGAGCGGGTCGCCCAGGCCTGGGCGGGCCGGATCCACCTGGACTGGGGGCCGCTGCCCGGCAGCTACGGCTGGGTCTTCCCGAAGACCGACTCGGGCTCGCTGACGGTCGGGGTGATCTCGGCGCGCGGCGACGGGGAGCGGACCAAGCAGTACCTGGCCGACTACATCCGCCGGCTCGGCCTGGCCGGCTTCACCCCGTCCGTCGAGTCCGGCCACCTGACCCGCTGCCGCACCGAGGACTCGCCGCTCTCCCGCGGCCGGGTGCTGGTGGCCGGCGACGCGGCCGGGCTGCTGGAGCCGTGGACCCGCGAGGGCATCTCGTACGCGCTGCGCTCGGGCCGCCTGGCGGGGGAGTGGGCCGCCCAGGTGGCCGAGGCGGGCAGCCCGACCGAGGTGCGGCGCCAGGCGCTCAACTACGCCTTCGCGATCAAGGCCGGCCTGGGGGTGGAGATGCGGGCGGGCCGGGTGATGCTGGAGGCCTTCGAGCGGCGCCCGCACCTGTTCCACGCGGCGGTCTGCCTGGTCGCCCCCGCCTGGCGGGCGTTCGCCCGGACCACCCAGGGGCAGACCACCTTCGCGCAGATCATGCGCCAGTACGCCGCCGCCCGCCGGCTGGCCGCCCTGGCCTCGCGCTGA
- a CDS encoding dipeptidase gives MTSQELAAAVRSLMPRAQAELAELVAYRSVADPRVFPVEECQAAARWVAEAFAADGLTNVQVLDTPDGTQSVYAELAGPAGAPTVLLYSHYDVQPPLDEAAWQTPPFELTERDGRWYGRGAADCKGNILMHLTALRALRATYGDALPVGLKMIVEGSEEQGTGGLEQYALANPELLAADVIVVGDVGNFAAGLPTATATLRGITEVEIEVATLAGNLHSGQFGGAAPDALLALIRILATLHDEHGATTIKGLECDQSWPGVAYPQERFGADAKVLDGVRLIGTGGVADRLWARPAATVIGMDVPPTVGATSSVQARAKAVVSLRIPPGMATTTAQDALVAHLEAAAPWGVRVTLNRLASGEPFRADTSGLAYEALGAAMHEAYGVEMAVSGMGGSIPLCNTLRTLYPQAEIVLIGVEEPTTQIHAVNESLDPAELELMTLSEALFLRGYAKAWSERA, from the coding sequence ATGACCTCGCAGGAGCTCGCCGCCGCCGTCCGTTCCCTGATGCCCCGTGCGCAAGCGGAGCTGGCCGAGCTGGTGGCGTACCGCTCGGTCGCCGACCCGCGCGTGTTCCCGGTGGAGGAGTGCCAGGCGGCGGCCCGCTGGGTCGCCGAGGCCTTCGCCGCCGACGGGCTGACGAATGTTCAGGTGCTGGACACCCCCGACGGCACCCAGTCGGTCTACGCCGAGCTGGCAGGCCCGGCCGGCGCCCCGACCGTGCTGCTCTACTCGCACTACGATGTGCAGCCGCCGCTGGACGAGGCCGCCTGGCAGACGCCGCCCTTCGAGCTGACGGAGCGTGACGGCCGCTGGTACGGGCGCGGCGCGGCGGACTGCAAGGGCAACATCCTGATGCACCTGACGGCGCTGCGGGCCCTGCGTGCCACCTACGGCGACGCCCTGCCGGTCGGGCTGAAGATGATCGTCGAGGGCTCGGAGGAGCAGGGCACCGGCGGTCTGGAGCAGTACGCGCTGGCCAACCCCGAGCTGCTGGCGGCCGACGTGATCGTGGTCGGCGACGTCGGCAACTTCGCGGCCGGCCTGCCGACCGCCACCGCGACGCTGCGCGGGATCACCGAGGTCGAGATCGAGGTCGCCACGCTGGCGGGCAACCTGCACTCGGGCCAGTTCGGCGGCGCCGCCCCGGACGCGCTGCTCGCGCTGATCCGGATCCTCGCCACGCTGCACGACGAGCACGGCGCCACCACGATCAAGGGCCTGGAGTGCGACCAGAGTTGGCCGGGCGTGGCGTACCCGCAGGAGCGGTTCGGCGCGGACGCCAAGGTGCTGGACGGCGTGCGGCTGATCGGCACCGGCGGCGTCGCGGACCGGCTCTGGGCACGCCCGGCGGCGACCGTGATCGGGATGGACGTACCCCCCACGGTGGGCGCCACCTCCTCGGTGCAGGCCCGCGCCAAGGCCGTGGTCAGCCTGCGGATCCCGCCGGGCATGGCGACGACCACCGCGCAGGACGCGCTGGTCGCCCACCTGGAGGCGGCCGCGCCGTGGGGCGTGCGGGTCACCCTCAACCGGCTGGCGAGCGGCGAGCCGTTCCGCGCCGACACCAGCGGACTGGCGTACGAGGCGCTAGGCGCGGCGATGCACGAGGCGTACGGGGTCGAGATGGCGGTCTCCGGGATGGGCGGCTCGATCCCGCTCTGCAACACGCTGCGCACGCTCTACCCGCAGGCGGAGATCGTGCTGATCGGTGTGGAGGAGCCGACCACCCAGATCCACGCGGTCAACGAGAGCCTGGACCCGGCCGAGCTGGAGCTGATGACACTCTCCGAGGCACTCTTCCTGCGCGGCTACGCCAAGGCCTGGAGCGAGCGGGCCTGA